The Saccharopolyspora gloriosae genome has a segment encoding these proteins:
- a CDS encoding glycosyltransferase has translation MTSQPFGGDRLRIVIGAVMYPPEVNGAANFGHRLATGLARRGHDVHVICHSVDRQESTRVEDGVTVHRVASYRTPAHPTFRACPPWQASAVADRLLKEIQPDIVHVQSHFFIGRGLINAARRQGIGLIATNHFMPENIFGYVRIPRALQKAGAWLLWHNLIKHYGKAQLVTAPTPRAVQLLQENGFSKPAVPVSCGIDVGLYRSRAQEVRKQDPEPATRTILFVGRLDEEKHIDDLLRAMALLKTTHPTRLEIVGDGSCREPLGELAAELGIEDRVHFAGLVDEQELLDAYARADLFCMPSIAELQSLATMEAMSALTPVVLADAMALPHLVEAGENGWLYPPRDVHALAHSIDDVIADRDTIDRMGAAGERLVSRKHDIDAVLGRFESIYRHALAHDDEMTPVELPAELAS, from the coding sequence TTGACTTCGCAACCGTTCGGCGGAGATCGGCTGCGCATCGTGATCGGCGCGGTGATGTACCCGCCCGAGGTGAACGGTGCGGCGAACTTCGGCCACCGGCTCGCCACCGGGCTGGCTCGCCGCGGCCATGACGTGCACGTGATCTGCCACTCGGTGGATCGGCAGGAGAGCACCCGCGTCGAGGACGGGGTGACGGTGCATCGGGTCGCGTCGTACCGCACGCCGGCGCACCCCACGTTCCGGGCGTGCCCGCCGTGGCAGGCGTCCGCGGTCGCGGACCGGCTGCTCAAGGAGATCCAGCCGGACATCGTGCACGTCCAGTCGCACTTCTTCATCGGGCGCGGCCTGATCAACGCCGCTCGTCGGCAGGGCATCGGCCTGATCGCCACCAACCACTTCATGCCGGAGAACATCTTCGGCTACGTGCGGATCCCGCGAGCCCTGCAGAAGGCGGGCGCGTGGCTGCTCTGGCACAACCTGATCAAGCACTACGGCAAGGCGCAGCTGGTCACCGCCCCGACGCCGCGGGCGGTGCAGCTGCTGCAGGAGAACGGCTTCTCGAAACCCGCGGTGCCGGTCTCCTGCGGTATCGACGTCGGCCTGTACCGGAGCCGGGCGCAGGAGGTGCGCAAGCAGGATCCGGAACCGGCGACCCGCACCATCCTGTTCGTCGGCAGGCTCGACGAGGAGAAGCACATCGACGACCTGCTGCGGGCGATGGCGCTGCTCAAGACGACCCACCCCACCCGCCTGGAGATCGTCGGGGACGGCAGCTGCCGGGAACCGCTGGGCGAGCTGGCCGCTGAGCTCGGCATCGAGGACCGGGTGCACTTCGCAGGCCTGGTCGACGAGCAGGAACTGCTCGACGCCTACGCCAGGGCGGACCTGTTCTGCATGCCGAGCATCGCCGAGCTGCAGAGCCTGGCCACCATGGAGGCGATGTCCGCGCTCACGCCCGTCGTGCTGGCCGACGCGATGGCGCTGCCGCACCTGGTCGAAGCCGGGGAGAACGGCTGGCTGTACCCGCCGCGGGACGTGCACGCGCTGGCTCACTCGATCGACGACGTGATCGCCGACCGCGACACCATCGACCGGATGGGCGCCGCCGGCGAGCGCTTGGTGAGTCGCAAGCACGACATCGACGCGGTGCTGGGGCGGTTCGAGTCGATCTATCGGCACGCGCTCGCGCACGACGACGAGATGACGCCGGTCGAGCTGCCCGCCGAGCTGGCGAGCTGA
- a CDS encoding copper resistance D family protein, whose translation MSADTGTGPEHHRSGRREATGTKTVLLAAIAPVVLAVAAALAAAAHIAAGEVPGLPTPGAAVGFAAPPLRALLDLAAVATVGLGLLPRLLPDRSKHARAHLALSRRAAVIAALAWLICALLLLVLYAAELAGGVPTTEEVAGYVTGVPAGTALALSVVCAAGCAVLGLIGVVRDGRADTGATNRDAAANEGLVDDLRTVLALLGLLPMPLTGHATDWEYHNLSMISVQLHVLAAAVWAGGLTAIVLFVAPRRGLLATTLPRYSRLATAAITVVALSGLFNGLTELTAADGGLDGLLTIGYGRIVLLKTALLVLLALLGGHARYRLLPRIERHHRTTFITWTAAELTIMGAAYGLGAVLARSPVLT comes from the coding sequence ATGTCCGCCGACACCGGGACCGGCCCCGAACATCATCGATCCGGACGCCGCGAAGCGACGGGGACCAAGACCGTCCTCCTCGCGGCCATCGCGCCCGTGGTGCTCGCCGTGGCCGCCGCACTCGCCGCCGCGGCGCACATCGCCGCCGGTGAGGTGCCCGGCCTGCCGACTCCCGGCGCGGCCGTCGGCTTCGCCGCACCGCCGCTGCGAGCGCTGCTGGACCTCGCGGCCGTCGCGACGGTCGGGCTGGGCTTGTTGCCGAGGTTGCTCCCGGACCGGAGCAAACACGCCCGCGCGCACCTCGCGCTGTCCCGGCGGGCCGCGGTGATCGCGGCGCTGGCCTGGTTGATCTGCGCGCTGCTGCTGCTCGTGCTCTACGCAGCCGAACTGGCCGGCGGGGTCCCGACGACGGAGGAGGTCGCCGGGTACGTCACCGGCGTTCCCGCCGGAACCGCGTTGGCGCTGAGCGTGGTGTGCGCGGCGGGCTGCGCGGTCCTCGGCCTGATCGGCGTCGTGCGGGACGGCCGGGCGGACACCGGCGCAACGAATCGCGACGCCGCCGCGAACGAGGGACTCGTCGACGATCTCCGCACCGTGCTCGCTCTGCTCGGCCTGCTGCCGATGCCGCTGACCGGGCACGCGACCGACTGGGAGTACCACAACCTGAGCATGATCTCGGTGCAGCTGCACGTGCTCGCCGCCGCCGTCTGGGCAGGTGGGCTGACCGCGATCGTCTTGTTCGTCGCCCCGCGCCGGGGCTTGCTGGCCACCACGCTGCCGCGCTACTCGCGTCTCGCGACCGCCGCGATCACCGTGGTCGCGTTGTCCGGCCTGTTCAACGGCCTGACCGAACTCACCGCCGCCGACGGCGGGCTAGACGGTCTCCTCACCATCGGCTACGGCCGAATCGTGCTCCTCAAAACCGCACTGCTGGTACTTCTGGCGCTCCTGGGGGGCCACGCCCGATACCGCCTGCTGCCCAGAATCGAACGCCACCACCGAACCACCTTCATCACCTGGACAGCAGCAGAACTCACCATCATGGGCGCCGCCTACGGCCTGGGCGCAGTGCTCGCCCGCTCCCCCGTCCTCACCTGA
- a CDS encoding glycoside hydrolase family 25 protein: MASIPGIDVARYQGEPDWAAVRGAGFAFSYIKATEGVGYVSPTLDSQLNGARAAGLVTGLYHFARPDTNSPQAEAADFAGQLARTNSSGAGNLPPCLDMETEAADLGAWIKGFVDALRGHTGRNEVVVYASSSWFSDKLATDSWVDPGVFLWVAHYGQPPGQPGFLTDRVAIHQHASDGQVPGIGGTPTSTCRWWTCPCSRVAPPRRLHRPHRPRPRPTWCSRGTRSPVSARRSGWPGSPSRRPTASATRTSST, from the coding sequence ATGGCGAGCATTCCGGGAATCGATGTCGCGCGATATCAAGGAGAACCGGACTGGGCCGCGGTTCGCGGCGCCGGATTCGCGTTCAGCTACATCAAGGCGACCGAAGGCGTCGGCTATGTGAGCCCGACGCTGGATTCGCAACTCAACGGCGCCCGCGCCGCCGGACTGGTCACCGGGCTGTACCACTTCGCCCGTCCGGACACGAACTCGCCGCAGGCCGAGGCCGCGGACTTCGCCGGGCAGCTGGCCCGGACGAACTCCAGCGGCGCAGGGAACCTGCCGCCGTGCTTGGACATGGAGACCGAGGCCGCTGACCTCGGGGCGTGGATCAAGGGCTTCGTGGACGCGCTGCGCGGCCACACCGGGCGCAACGAGGTAGTCGTGTACGCCTCGTCGTCCTGGTTCAGCGACAAGCTCGCCACGGACTCGTGGGTCGACCCCGGAGTGTTCCTGTGGGTCGCGCACTACGGGCAGCCGCCGGGGCAACCGGGCTTCCTCACCGACCGGGTGGCGATCCACCAGCACGCCTCCGACGGGCAGGTTCCCGGCATCGGGGGAACACCGACCTCAACGTGTCGCTGGTGGACCTGCCCGTGCTCACGGGTGGCACCGCCCCGCCGCCTGCACCGCCCGCACCGCCCGCGCCCGAGACCTACGTGGTGCAGCCGGGGGACACGCTCTCCGGTATCGGCGCGAAGGTCGGGGTGGCCTGGCAGTCCATCGCGCAGGCCAACGGCATCAGCGACCCGAACCTCATCTACGTAG
- a CDS encoding DUF4232 domain-containing protein encodes MFSQRLDGRKPSKTNRGNLKFYQVTVVALGVALLGGCGSLTGQAQVPQTSEAPLPTVPLPSASQSQEPSTEAAPSPAAESGSATSGQAAAEPRTEVERCHTSMLSGSAQHGEAGAGQRYAELTLTNTSGETCTLYGYGGMQLMGADGAELPTKMERTPSPAPQVVQLAPGESASSTLHWTAVPHEGESEQGPCQPKPAGALVTPPDEHDPLSVSWDLGSVCGFGSIENSAYHA; translated from the coding sequence GTGTTCTCGCAACGACTGGATGGCCGGAAACCGAGCAAGACGAACCGAGGGAACCTGAAGTTCTACCAGGTCACGGTGGTGGCGCTCGGCGTGGCGCTGCTCGGTGGCTGCGGCTCGCTGACGGGCCAGGCGCAGGTCCCGCAGACGTCCGAGGCACCGTTGCCGACCGTTCCGCTGCCCAGCGCCTCGCAATCCCAGGAGCCCTCGACGGAGGCCGCTCCGTCGCCGGCGGCGGAGAGCGGCTCGGCGACGTCCGGGCAGGCCGCCGCCGAGCCTCGTACCGAGGTGGAGCGTTGCCACACGTCGATGCTCTCCGGCAGCGCGCAGCACGGGGAGGCGGGCGCCGGCCAGCGGTACGCGGAGCTCACGCTGACCAACACCAGCGGCGAGACCTGCACCTTGTACGGCTACGGGGGAATGCAGCTGATGGGCGCCGATGGCGCGGAGCTGCCGACGAAGATGGAGCGGACCCCGAGTCCGGCGCCGCAGGTGGTGCAGCTGGCGCCGGGTGAGTCCGCGAGTTCCACGCTGCACTGGACCGCGGTCCCGCACGAGGGCGAGTCCGAGCAAGGGCCGTGCCAGCCGAAACCGGCCGGCGCCCTGGTGACCCCGCCCGACGAGCACGACCCGCTGTCGGTGAGCTGGGACCTGGGCTCGGTGTGCGGGTTCGGTTCGATCGAGAACAGCGCCTACCACGCCTGA
- a CDS encoding alpha/beta hydrolase has product MIEAIQRSVEGPQGERFVREWSGRAPGWIALLVHGYGEHSGRYQWLAEQLVPARALVVAPDLPGHGESPGERVLIGEAEHVVADLEAVRREVSERHPELPVVLIGHSLGGLFAVRFAQEHQDELAAVVLSGPVLGTWHVLDLLECDEIPQAPIDPSTLSRDPEVGRAYEADPLVWHGSFKRATLRMIDRCLEAVNDGPTLRMPTLWVHGEDDELVPEADTRTGMDRVRSVDFYEHIYPGARHELFNETNRAEVVDEVLTFVGRELNT; this is encoded by the coding sequence ATGATCGAGGCAATTCAGCGCTCCGTCGAAGGACCGCAGGGTGAGCGTTTTGTGCGCGAGTGGTCCGGACGCGCCCCTGGCTGGATCGCGCTGCTGGTGCACGGCTACGGCGAGCACTCCGGCCGGTACCAGTGGCTCGCGGAGCAGCTGGTGCCGGCGCGAGCACTGGTGGTCGCCCCGGATCTGCCGGGGCACGGGGAGTCGCCGGGCGAGCGGGTCCTGATCGGCGAGGCGGAGCACGTCGTCGCCGACCTCGAGGCGGTGCGCCGCGAGGTGTCCGAACGGCACCCGGAGCTGCCGGTGGTGTTGATCGGACATTCCCTGGGCGGCCTGTTCGCGGTGCGGTTCGCGCAGGAGCACCAGGACGAGCTGGCGGCGGTGGTGCTGTCGGGTCCGGTGCTCGGCACCTGGCACGTGCTGGACCTGTTGGAGTGCGACGAGATCCCGCAGGCCCCGATCGATCCGTCGACGTTGTCCCGCGACCCCGAGGTGGGCCGGGCGTACGAGGCGGATCCGCTGGTGTGGCACGGCTCGTTCAAGCGCGCCACGCTGCGCATGATCGACCGCTGCCTGGAGGCGGTGAACGACGGGCCGACGCTGCGGATGCCGACGCTGTGGGTGCACGGCGAGGACGACGAGCTGGTCCCGGAGGCCGATACCCGCACCGGTATGGACCGGGTGCGCAGCGTGGACTTCTACGAGCACATCTATCCGGGTGCCCGGCACGAGTTGTTCAACGAGACGAACCGGGCCGAGGTCGTCGACGAGGTGCTGACCTTCGTGGGGCGCGAGCTCAACACCTGA
- a CDS encoding DUF2382 domain-containing protein — protein MKDVKRAQDLIGSEVYDREGDRIGRVGNVYVDDANHQPEWVTVRTGLFGTKESFVPLSGADRDDKGINVGVTKEKVRDAPRVDAEQGHLSDKEGHDLYDYYGLQQGSTSPQQQQRDVPQQQTGTEEAGKTGGSAGGAAAAGGAAAAGGAAAGGAAMAGGRTSSGTTEQESRSTTTGSAATGATDASKSREMTGSGTMQSSGTRTGSGTTAGSATARDGEAAGMKSMTRSEERLRVNTEQVETGRVRVRKYVVTEQQTVTVPISHEEVRIEREPIGESERGSMPATSSLSEEEQEVVLHEDHPTVTKESVPVERIRMRTELVTEERTVQDEVRRERFDVQDQTGGGKHQRSSDQGSSGGSGGSSGRSTGSGSSGRGTSG, from the coding sequence ATGAAGGACGTCAAGCGTGCACAGGACCTAATCGGCAGCGAGGTGTACGACCGGGAAGGCGACCGGATCGGCCGGGTCGGCAACGTTTACGTCGACGACGCCAACCACCAGCCCGAGTGGGTCACGGTCCGCACCGGCCTGTTCGGCACCAAGGAGAGCTTCGTGCCGCTGTCCGGCGCCGACCGGGATGACAAGGGCATCAACGTCGGGGTGACGAAGGAGAAGGTCCGCGACGCCCCGCGGGTCGACGCCGAGCAGGGCCACCTCTCCGACAAGGAGGGTCACGACCTCTACGACTACTACGGCCTGCAGCAGGGCTCGACGTCGCCACAGCAGCAGCAGCGCGACGTGCCGCAGCAGCAGACCGGTACGGAAGAGGCCGGGAAGACCGGAGGCTCGGCCGGTGGTGCCGCGGCGGCCGGTGGTGCCGCGGCGGCCGGTGGTGCCGCGGCGGGCGGCGCGGCGATGGCCGGTGGGCGGACGTCCAGCGGAACCACCGAGCAGGAGTCCCGCAGCACCACGACCGGCTCGGCGGCGACCGGCGCCACGGACGCCTCGAAGTCCCGCGAGATGACCGGCTCGGGAACCATGCAGAGCAGCGGCACCCGCACCGGTTCGGGCACGACCGCGGGTTCGGCGACGGCTCGCGACGGCGAGGCGGCGGGCATGAAGTCGATGACCCGCTCCGAGGAGCGGCTGCGGGTGAACACCGAGCAGGTCGAGACGGGCCGGGTCCGGGTGCGCAAGTACGTCGTCACCGAGCAGCAGACCGTCACGGTGCCGATCAGCCACGAGGAAGTGCGCATCGAGCGGGAGCCGATCGGCGAGTCGGAACGCGGCTCGATGCCCGCGACCTCATCGCTGAGCGAGGAGGAGCAGGAGGTCGTGCTGCACGAGGATCATCCGACGGTGACGAAGGAATCGGTGCCGGTGGAGCGGATCCGGATGCGCACCGAGCTGGTCACCGAGGAGCGGACCGTGCAGGACGAGGTCCGTCGTGAGCGGTTCGACGTGCAGGACCAGACCGGTGGCGGCAAGCACCAGCGGTCGAGCGATCAGGGTTCCTCGGGCGGGTCCGGTGGTTCCAGCGGTCGTTCGACCGGCAGTGGTTCCAGCGGCCGCGGCACGAGCGGCTGA
- a CDS encoding FtsK/SpoIIIE domain-containing protein produces the protein MRKRNERRSSIETAFEHLRSTVATALGAAENEFDRVCATYAQQEFAQRIAAAGLARAERDPSVVGGEPGPAFDGALHEARAEREQVFTGWTGQGPDQLAALVAEAAPGTAGRQWQEWLGETGAAEASAAPPQLWRIGTGHVPGSPDPRSFPVAVPLLDEAHLRITSSRQAGEAREALVQNLVLRMLSHYKPGLVRVHVWDVAQLTGTLPGLYPLTNAGLLTAHDPTRLGEMLEELSDHIRRIHTSALNGGHISLRALAEETGRRDEPWRVAVLFGDGEPLREEQQQQLQRVARNGLACGVQLIVADLPMTVNSSVESVNLHAEDARTSMTGPETVVRLDPAPSREAVTKACSAIAAEFIARRSRVRTFEDLVPESLWAQRSASGLQAPAGFREGEPVKVTLGDASPHTLIGGPSGSGKTNFLYSMLGGMAARYSPDELELYLLDFKEGVSFAQFTPGRRDPTWLPHAQLVGVNVNEDREFGLALLRFLSTEMRTRADAAKAHEVTKLEELRAENPEGRWPRIVAVIDEFQYLFSQRDTVSAQATSLLEDVARRGRSQGIHLVLASQDVSGIEAFWGKPAIFEQFILRIALPKARRVLAEQNDAALELPRWHAVLNHESGVKHGNEVARIPDSTTKGTFDELQRRLWEMRPESSVPPRLFDGSLLPALASLPDFTRLSPDSTPAKALLGQVIDVNGTAAVMRMDRSPGRNIAVIGSVRVDAVSVLGAAALSLARQHRTGQVRFTLLSLVEEVASDAAELAEALEGMGHEVLIQHGVDQAVKIVPELAAKVDDRATSEGADTVPEYVLCYGVDAAHSAMEKKDPSTFTSGLDQLRKLLKQGPEQRVHVLGWWRSAQRLKTTLMGPVDEIGAWVAFDVHGQELSSFAAGQLVHWSPRARRGLFFDRSVHAQPEVVLPFDLTDASAAPTGDREDAE, from the coding sequence GTGCGCAAACGCAACGAGCGGCGTAGCAGCATCGAAACGGCCTTCGAGCACCTGCGGAGCACCGTCGCGACCGCCCTCGGCGCCGCCGAGAACGAGTTCGACCGGGTCTGCGCCACCTACGCCCAACAGGAATTCGCTCAGCGCATCGCCGCCGCCGGGCTGGCCAGGGCCGAGCGGGACCCGTCGGTCGTCGGCGGCGAACCCGGCCCGGCGTTCGACGGAGCGTTGCACGAGGCCCGCGCCGAACGCGAGCAGGTGTTCACCGGCTGGACCGGGCAAGGTCCCGATCAGCTGGCCGCGCTGGTCGCCGAGGCCGCACCGGGCACCGCCGGACGCCAGTGGCAGGAATGGCTGGGCGAGACCGGCGCCGCCGAGGCGAGCGCGGCTCCGCCGCAGCTGTGGCGCATCGGCACCGGCCACGTGCCCGGATCCCCCGACCCGCGCTCGTTCCCGGTGGCCGTACCGCTGCTCGACGAGGCGCACCTGCGGATCACCTCGAGCAGGCAGGCGGGCGAGGCGCGCGAGGCGCTGGTGCAGAACCTGGTGCTGCGCATGCTCAGCCACTACAAGCCGGGCCTGGTGCGCGTGCACGTGTGGGACGTGGCGCAGCTGACCGGGACGCTGCCCGGCCTGTACCCGCTGACGAACGCGGGCCTGCTCACCGCGCACGATCCGACGCGGCTCGGCGAGATGCTGGAGGAGCTCTCCGACCACATCCGCCGGATCCACACCAGTGCGCTCAACGGCGGCCACATCTCGCTGCGGGCGCTGGCGGAGGAGACGGGACGACGCGACGAGCCGTGGCGCGTCGCGGTGCTGTTCGGCGACGGTGAACCGCTGCGCGAGGAACAGCAGCAGCAGTTGCAGCGGGTGGCGCGCAACGGACTGGCCTGCGGCGTGCAGCTGATCGTGGCCGATCTGCCGATGACCGTGAACAGTTCGGTGGAATCGGTGAACCTGCACGCCGAGGACGCCCGGACCAGCATGACCGGACCGGAGACGGTGGTGCGGCTGGACCCGGCGCCGTCGCGGGAAGCGGTGACGAAGGCGTGCTCGGCGATCGCCGCCGAGTTCATCGCGCGCCGCTCGCGGGTCCGCACGTTCGAGGACCTGGTCCCGGAGTCGTTGTGGGCGCAGCGGTCCGCTTCGGGATTGCAGGCGCCGGCGGGTTTCCGCGAGGGCGAACCGGTGAAGGTGACGCTCGGTGACGCGAGTCCGCACACGCTGATCGGCGGGCCGAGCGGATCGGGCAAGACGAACTTCCTGTACTCGATGCTCGGCGGCATGGCCGCGCGGTACTCGCCGGACGAGCTGGAGCTGTACCTCCTGGACTTCAAGGAGGGCGTGTCGTTCGCGCAGTTCACGCCGGGCAGGCGGGATCCGACGTGGCTGCCGCACGCGCAGCTGGTCGGGGTGAACGTGAACGAGGACCGCGAGTTCGGGCTGGCGCTGCTGCGCTTCCTGTCCACCGAGATGCGCACTCGCGCGGATGCCGCGAAGGCGCACGAGGTCACGAAGCTGGAGGAACTGCGCGCCGAGAACCCGGAGGGCCGCTGGCCGCGGATCGTGGCGGTGATCGACGAGTTCCAGTACCTGTTCTCCCAGCGCGACACCGTGTCCGCGCAGGCCACGTCGCTGCTGGAGGACGTGGCTCGGCGCGGCCGGTCGCAGGGCATCCACCTGGTGCTGGCGAGCCAGGACGTGTCGGGCATCGAGGCGTTCTGGGGCAAGCCGGCGATCTTCGAGCAGTTCATCCTGCGCATCGCGCTGCCGAAGGCACGCCGGGTGCTGGCCGAGCAGAACGATGCGGCGCTGGAGCTGCCACGCTGGCACGCGGTGCTCAACCACGAGTCCGGGGTGAAGCACGGCAACGAGGTCGCGCGGATCCCGGACTCGACGACGAAGGGCACTTTCGACGAGCTGCAGCGCCGGTTGTGGGAGATGCGGCCGGAGAGCTCGGTGCCGCCCCGGCTGTTCGACGGTTCGCTGCTGCCCGCGTTGGCCTCGCTGCCGGACTTCACCCGGTTGTCGCCGGATTCCACGCCTGCGAAGGCCCTGCTGGGTCAGGTGATCGACGTCAACGGCACGGCGGCGGTGATGCGGATGGACCGCTCTCCCGGCCGGAACATCGCGGTGATCGGCTCGGTGCGAGTGGACGCGGTGAGCGTGCTGGGTGCGGCGGCGTTGTCGCTGGCCCGCCAGCACCGGACGGGCCAGGTGCGGTTCACGCTGCTGAGCCTGGTCGAGGAAGTCGCGTCGGACGCCGCGGAACTGGCCGAGGCGCTGGAGGGAATGGGCCACGAGGTGCTGATCCAGCATGGGGTGGACCAGGCCGTGAAGATCGTCCCCGAGCTCGCCGCGAAGGTGGACGACCGCGCCACCAGCGAGGGCGCGGACACCGTTCCGGAGTACGTGCTGTGCTACGGGGTCGACGCGGCGCACTCGGCGATGGAGAAGAAGGACCCGAGCACCTTCACCAGCGGCCTCGACCAGCTGCGGAAACTGCTCAAGCAGGGGCCGGAGCAGCGGGTGCACGTGCTGGGCTGGTGGCGCAGCGCGCAGCGGTTGAAGACGACGCTGATGGGACCGGTGGACGAGATCGGCGCGTGGGTGGCGTTCGACGTGCACGGCCAGGAGCTGTCCAGTTTCGCCGCGGGCCAGCTGGTGCACTGGTCGCCGCGGGCTCGGCGCGGGCTGTTCTTCGACCGTTCCGTGCACGCGCAGCCGGAGGTGGTGCTGCCGTTCGACTTGACCGACGCGTCGGCGGCACCGACGGGCGATCGGGAGGACGCGGAATGA
- a CDS encoding NADP-dependent oxidoreductase yields the protein MTTQGLPDTGIEIRLASRPNGFPTQDNFDITEAPVTAPGEGQILVRNKVMSVDPAMRGRMNDVKSYVPPFQLGKPLDGGAVGEVIASNSPDYEVGQHVLHYLGWREYATVDAKRAVPVDADAAPLNAYLGVLGMPGMTAYVGLFEIARFKEGDTVFVSGAAGAVGSLVGQLAKQAGAAKVIGSAGSAEKVRHITEDLGFDAAFNYKDGPVREQLAQAAPDGIDVYFDNVGGDHLEAALDEINDFGRIAACGAISVYNDTDPSPGPRNMFKIVKKRLNIRGFIVIDHADLREKFQTDVAPLVRDGKIHYTETVTEGLRNAPDAFFGLLQGKNTGKMLVTV from the coding sequence GTGACGACCCAGGGACTTCCGGACACCGGCATCGAGATCCGGCTCGCGAGCCGCCCGAACGGCTTCCCGACGCAGGACAACTTCGACATCACCGAAGCCCCGGTGACCGCGCCCGGCGAAGGCCAGATCCTCGTCCGCAACAAGGTCATGAGCGTCGACCCGGCGATGCGCGGCCGGATGAACGACGTCAAGTCGTACGTGCCTCCGTTCCAGCTCGGCAAGCCCCTCGACGGCGGCGCGGTCGGCGAAGTCATCGCCTCGAACTCGCCGGATTACGAGGTCGGCCAGCACGTGCTGCACTACCTCGGGTGGCGCGAGTACGCGACGGTGGACGCCAAGCGGGCAGTGCCCGTCGACGCGGACGCCGCGCCGCTCAACGCCTACCTCGGCGTGCTGGGCATGCCGGGCATGACGGCCTACGTGGGCCTGTTCGAGATCGCCCGGTTCAAGGAGGGCGACACCGTCTTCGTCTCCGGCGCCGCAGGCGCGGTGGGCTCGCTCGTCGGCCAGCTCGCGAAGCAAGCGGGCGCGGCGAAGGTCATCGGCAGCGCGGGTTCGGCGGAGAAGGTCCGGCACATCACCGAGGACCTCGGTTTCGACGCGGCCTTCAACTACAAGGACGGCCCGGTCCGCGAGCAGCTCGCGCAGGCCGCACCCGACGGCATCGACGTGTACTTCGACAACGTCGGCGGGGATCACCTGGAGGCGGCCCTCGACGAGATCAACGACTTCGGCCGCATCGCCGCCTGCGGAGCGATCTCGGTCTACAACGACACCGACCCCTCCCCCGGTCCGCGCAACATGTTCAAGATCGTGAAGAAGCGGCTGAACATCCGCGGCTTCATCGTGATCGACCACGCCGACCTGCGGGAGAAGTTCCAGACCGACGTGGCACCGCTGGTGCGCGACGGCAAGATCCACTACACCGAGACGGTCACCGAGGGCCTGCGCAACGCCCCCGACGCCTTCTTCGGCCTCCTGCAGGGCAAGAACACCGGCAAGATGCTCGTTACCGTCTGA